The following are from one region of the Vitis riparia cultivar Riparia Gloire de Montpellier isolate 1030 chromosome 14, EGFV_Vit.rip_1.0, whole genome shotgun sequence genome:
- the LOC117930077 gene encoding amino acid transporter AVT6A-like, translating into MTIESIAPVKEKSRKNKRVVVDEKAPLLPSKHEEEGGFEEFNGASFTGAVFNLSTTIVGAGIMALPATMKVLGLGVGIAMIIFMAFLTEASIEMLLRFSRAGKSSSYGSLMGDAFGKYGKMLLQISVMVNNIGVLIVYMIIIGDVLSGTSSTEVHHAGVLEGWFGVHWWNGRTFVLLVTTLAVFSPLACFKRIDSLSFTSGLSVGLAVAFLVITVGIAVIKLISGGISMPRLLPDVTDLTSFWKLFTVVPILVTAYICHYNVHTIDNELEDSTQIKSVVQTSLALCSSVYIMISFFGFLLFGDGTLDDVLANFDTNLGIPYSSLLNDAVRVSYAGHLMLVFPIVFYPLRLNLDGLLFPSARPLVLDNLRFALITIGLITTIFLGANFIPSIWDAFQFTGATAAVCIGFIFPAAITLRDRHSIATKKDKILASFMIALAVFSNLVAIYSDAYALFKKNSSRRE; encoded by the exons ATGACGATTGAAAGCATTGCACCGGTGAAGGAGAAGTCACGAAAGAACAAAAGGGTAGTTGTTGATGAGAAGGCCCCTTTATTACCCAGTAAACATGAGGAAGAAGGTGGGTTTGAAGAGTTTAATGGGGCTTCATTCACTGGAGCCGTGTTTAATTTATCAACAACAATTGTTGGTGCTGGAATCATGGCTTTGCCTGCAACCATGAAAGTGCTGGGTCTTGGTGTTGGAATTGCTATGATTATCTTTATGGCATTCTTAACGGAGGCTTCAATTGAGATGTTGCTTAGATTTAGTCGGGCAGGAAAGTCATCTTCTTATGGAAGTCTTATGGGAGATGCCTTTGGAAAATATGGGAAGATGTTGTTGCAGATATCTGTTATGGTTAACAACATCGGTGTACTTATTGtatatatgattattattg GTGATGTGCTTTCTGGAACATCTTCAACTGAAGTTCATCATGCTGGTGTGCTGGAAGGGTGGTTTGGAGTACACTGGTGGAATGGGCGAACCTTTGTTCTTCTTGTCACAACCCTTGCTGTGTTTTCTCCATTAGCATGCTTTAAGCGCATCG ATTCATTGAGTTTCACTTCTGGTTTGTCTGTTGGATTGGCAGTAGCATTTCTTGTTATCACTGTGGGAATCGCAGTTATCAAGCTGATTAGTGGAGGCATTTCAATGCCCAGATTGCTTCCTGATGTTACTGATTTGACATCATTTTGGAAACTTTTCACTGTTGTCCCTATTCTTGTCACAGCATACATCTGCCACTACAATG TTCATACAATAGACAATGAACTTGAAGACTCCACACAGATAAAATCTGTTGTGCAAACTTCACTTGCCCTCTGCTCAAGTGTATACATAATGATAAGCTTCTTTGGATTCCTCCTGTTTGGTGATGGAACTCTTGATGATGTGCTTGCTAACTTCGACACTAACCTTGGCATTCCCTATAGCTCCCTGCTGAATGATGCCGTTCGTGTTAGCTATGCTGGTCATCTGATGCTTGTCTTTCCCATTGTCTTCTATCCATTGCGGCTTAACTTGGATGGCCTCCTCTTTCCCTCAGCAAGGCCCTTGGTTTTGGACAACTTGAGGTTTGCGTTGATCACTATTGGGCTCATTACTACCATCTTCCTGGGTGCAAATTTCATTCCAAGCATCTGGGATGCTTTCCAGTTCACTGGAGCCACTGCTGCAGTTTGCATTGGCTTTATTTTTCCAGCTGCTATTACTCTTAG GGATCGTCACAGCATAGCAACAAAGAAAGACAAGATCTTGGCCAGTTTCATGATTGCTCTTGCCGTGTTCTCAAATCTGGTGGCCATATATAGTGATGCCTATGCTTTGTTCAAGAAGAATTCATCACGGCGTGAATGA